The Granulicella sibirica genome has a segment encoding these proteins:
- a CDS encoding ABC transporter permease has product MKSIFQDLRFSIRQLLKSPGFALTAIFSLALGIGATTAVFSVVHAILVDPYPYAKPERMAHLRLEQSPTDNRGANLSFPQWQQLRKSPAVEDAFITDNWSLTVTGHDLPEDVNGSFLSSNAFNFLGVPALYGRGLIPADAIDGQDPQPVVVLGYKFWQRHFNSDPTVVGHTLQLVRKNYTIVGVANPRFTWDDGDVYLPLKITQDQVAEHYVGIRLKPGISLKAGTEAIAPLIEQFQKETPKHFPTGGHYKFRLYGLNEDTVQNLGGTLYLLFSAVVLLLAIGCGNVSILLLARGAGRRHELALRVAIGATRGRLIRQMLTEAVLLSATGAALGILLAYRSLAFIIKQLPEYSFPHEAAIRLDIPVLAFSVVLALLTGVLFGLWPALQLSRPNIGEIIQSGSRKVAGSLSGKATNNALIATQIALTLLLLAGAGASIQGFLKIMHAPLGYDPHNVMSVGIPVHENTYPTWEARSTYFNQLQKKISEVPGVTMTAISTNATPPANGWETAVQFLGKPTNDDQKVRINFVSPNYFPVLGVPRLQGRIWDETENLHGLPLVVINETMAKLYFPNGDAVGHALKIPDLHDAPPYNLVAPGAEGWLQIIGIVADKRDDGLRKPILPEAFIPYTLSLRMWTQILVRSSVPPLTLLHAVGSQVISVDPDQQISGNIQDLEQWITGQQEYQQEHLVALLFGAFALLALILAAVGLYSVVSYTVAQRTNEFGIRLALGAQRTHVLQIVFASTTVSVGTGLAAGVALTLALNKLLSHWAEGSSHDPLILLLVTVVLCTVAAIACALPASRASLIDPVEALRH; this is encoded by the coding sequence ATGAAGAGCATCTTCCAGGACCTCCGCTTCTCCATCCGTCAGCTCCTCAAGAGCCCCGGCTTCGCCCTCACCGCCATCTTCTCCCTTGCGCTCGGCATCGGGGCCACGACCGCCGTCTTCTCGGTCGTCCACGCCATCCTCGTCGACCCCTACCCCTATGCCAAACCCGAGCGCATGGCCCACCTCCGCCTCGAGCAGAGCCCAACCGACAACCGCGGCGCCAACCTCTCCTTCCCGCAGTGGCAACAGCTCCGCAAATCCCCCGCCGTCGAAGACGCCTTCATCACCGACAACTGGAGTCTCACCGTCACCGGCCACGACCTCCCCGAAGACGTCAACGGCAGCTTCCTCTCCTCGAACGCCTTCAACTTCCTCGGCGTCCCCGCCCTCTACGGCCGAGGCCTTATCCCCGCCGACGCCATCGACGGCCAGGATCCACAGCCCGTCGTTGTCCTCGGTTACAAGTTCTGGCAGCGCCACTTCAACTCCGACCCTACCGTCGTCGGCCACACTCTTCAGCTCGTCCGCAAGAACTACACCATCGTCGGCGTCGCAAACCCGCGTTTCACCTGGGATGACGGCGACGTCTACCTTCCCCTCAAGATCACGCAGGACCAGGTCGCCGAGCATTACGTCGGCATCCGTCTCAAACCCGGCATCTCTCTGAAGGCCGGCACCGAGGCCATCGCTCCCCTCATCGAGCAGTTCCAGAAAGAAACCCCCAAGCACTTCCCCACCGGCGGCCATTACAAGTTCCGCCTCTACGGCCTCAACGAGGACACCGTCCAAAACCTCGGCGGAACCCTTTATCTCCTCTTCAGCGCCGTCGTGCTCCTCCTCGCCATCGGCTGTGGAAATGTCTCCATCCTCCTGCTCGCGCGCGGCGCCGGCCGCCGGCACGAACTTGCCCTGCGCGTCGCCATCGGAGCCACCCGTGGCCGGCTCATCCGCCAGATGCTCACCGAAGCGGTACTCCTCTCCGCCACCGGAGCCGCCCTCGGCATCCTCCTCGCCTACCGTTCGCTCGCCTTCATCATCAAGCAACTCCCCGAATACTCCTTCCCCCACGAAGCCGCCATCCGCCTCGACATCCCCGTCCTTGCCTTCAGCGTCGTCCTCGCTCTCCTCACCGGCGTGCTCTTCGGACTCTGGCCCGCCCTTCAGCTCTCTCGCCCCAACATCGGCGAGATCATCCAGTCCGGCTCTCGCAAGGTAGCCGGAAGCCTCTCCGGCAAAGCCACCAACAACGCCCTCATCGCCACCCAGATCGCGCTCACTCTTCTCTTGCTCGCGGGAGCCGGAGCCTCCATCCAGGGCTTCCTCAAGATCATGCACGCCCCACTCGGCTACGACCCGCACAACGTCATGTCCGTCGGCATCCCTGTCCACGAAAACACCTACCCCACCTGGGAAGCCCGCTCCACCTACTTCAACCAGCTCCAGAAGAAGATCTCCGAAGTCCCCGGCGTCACCATGACCGCCATCTCCACCAACGCCACCCCGCCCGCCAACGGCTGGGAGACGGCAGTCCAATTCCTCGGCAAGCCCACCAACGACGACCAGAAGGTCCGCATCAACTTCGTCAGCCCAAACTACTTCCCCGTCCTCGGCGTTCCCAGGCTCCAGGGCCGCATCTGGGACGAGACCGAAAACCTCCACGGTCTTCCCCTCGTCGTCATCAACGAGACCATGGCCAAGCTTTACTTCCCCAACGGCGACGCCGTCGGTCATGCCCTCAAGATTCCCGATCTCCACGACGCTCCACCCTACAACCTCGTCGCTCCCGGAGCCGAAGGATGGCTTCAGATCATCGGCATCGTCGCCGACAAGCGCGACGACGGCCTCCGCAAGCCCATCCTCCCCGAAGCCTTCATCCCGTACACCCTGTCCCTCCGCATGTGGACCCAGATCCTCGTCCGCTCCTCCGTCCCTCCCCTCACCCTCCTCCACGCCGTAGGTTCCCAGGTCATCTCCGTCGACCCCGACCAGCAGATCTCCGGCAACATCCAGGATCTGGAGCAGTGGATCACCGGCCAGCAGGAGTACCAGCAGGAGCACCTCGTCGCACTCCTCTTCGGAGCCTTCGCCCTCCTCGCCTTGATCCTTGCCGCGGTAGGCCTCTACTCCGTCGTCTCCTACACAGTCGCCCAGCGCACCAACGAGTTCGGCATCCGCCTGGCGCTCGGAGCCCAGCGCACCCACGTCCTGCAGATCGTCTTCGCCTCGACAACCGTCAGCGTAGGAACCGGCCTCGCCGCCGGAGTAGCCCTCACCCTCGCTCTCAACAAGCTCCTTTCCCACTGGGCCGAAGGCAGCTCCCACGACCCGCTGATCCTTCTCCTGGTCACAGTCGTCCTATGCACGGTAGCGGCGATCGCCTGCGCCCTCCCCGCAAGCCGTGCCTCCCTCATCGACCCCGTAGAGGCTCTCCGCCACTGA
- the prfB gene encoding peptide chain release factor 2 (programmed frameshift): MLDDLEYRYSPVRDRIRELREYLDAPRLRRDLAVIEEKIADPTVWADATRSQPLMRERKRLETLLADDTELARRSDDIEAYFELAREGEDTEPDLVREIPALVDFSEKLESKTMLSGETDPLNAIVTVHPGAGGTESQDWAEMLMRMYIRWGERQGFKVDINEIQDGDEAGIKSATFSITGEFAYGLLSGETGVHRLVRISPFDSAKRRHTSFASAFVSPEIDDTIVIDIKVEDLRIDTYRSGGKGGQHVNTTDSAVRITHIPTGLVTGCQNERSQHKNKERAMKMMRSKLYEYELDKKKAATRKIEDSKLEIGFGSQIRSYVLQPYRMAKDLRTRVEVGDVDKVLDGDLEPFIRGYLRMRREGNLPASVDPEED, from the exons ATGCTCGACGATCTCGAATACCGCTACTCCCCGGTCCGCGACAGAATCCGCGAACTGCGGGAGTATCTT GACGCTCCCCGACTCCGCCGCGACCTCGCCGTCATTGAAGAAAAAATAGCCGACCCCACCGTCTGGGCCGACGCCACACGCTCGCAGCCGCTCATGCGCGAGCGCAAGCGCCTCGAGACCCTCCTCGCCGACGACACCGAACTCGCCCGCCGCTCAGACGACATCGAAGCCTACTTCGAACTCGCCCGCGAAGGCGAAGACACCGAGCCCGACCTCGTCCGCGAGATCCCCGCCCTCGTCGACTTCTCCGAGAAGCTCGAATCCAAGACCATGCTCTCCGGCGAGACCGACCCGCTGAACGCCATCGTCACCGTCCACCCCGGCGCAGGCGGCACCGAGAGCCAGGACTGGGCCGAGATGCTCATGCGCATGTACATCCGCTGGGGCGAGCGCCAGGGCTTCAAGGTCGACATCAACGAGATCCAGGATGGCGACGAGGCCGGCATCAAGTCCGCCACCTTCTCCATCACGGGCGAGTTCGCCTACGGTCTGCTCTCAGGCGAAACCGGCGTCCACCGCCTCGTCCGCATCTCCCCCTTCGACTCTGCCAAGCGCCGCCACACCAGCTTCGCCAGCGCCTTCGTTTCGCCCGAAATCGACGACACCATCGTCATCGACATCAAGGTCGAAGACCTACGCATCGACACCTACCGCTCAGGTGGAAAGGGCGGTCAGCACGTCAACACGACGGACTCGGCCGTCCGCATCACTCACATCCCGACTGGCCTCGTCACCGGCTGCCAGAACGAGCGCTCGCAGCATAAGAACAAGGAACGCGCCATGAAGATGATGCGTTCCAAGCTCTACGAGTACGAACTCGACAAGAAGAAGGCGGCCACCCGCAAGATCGAGGATTCGAAGCTGGAAATAGGCTTTGGCTCCCAGATCCGCAGCTATGTTCTCCAGCCCTACCGCATGGCGAAAGATCTTCGCACGAGGGTCGAAGTAGGCGACGTGGACAAGGTACTCGACGGCGACCTCGAACCCTTCATCCGCGGCTACCTCCGCATGCGCCGCGAAGGCAACCTGCCCGCCAGCGTGGATCCCGAGGAAGACTAA
- the eno gene encoding phosphopyruvate hydratase: protein MTEIVSIRAREILDSRGNPTVEADVTLAGGAMGRAAVPSGASTGEHEAVELRDGDKEHYLGKGVLQAVDNIETAIAPELAGMDAANQRLIDATMISIDGTENKGRLGANAILAVSMACARASATALKMPLYRYLGGVNACILPTPMMNILNGGSHADSNVDFQEFMVMPVGAETFSDALRWGTEVFHTLKGVLKKKGYNTAVGDEGGFAPSLGSNAEAIDLILEAIQLAGYTPGEQISIALDPASSEFYDKSTGMYVFKKSDKSQKSSAEMAAFWEDWVRKYPIVSIEDGLAEDDWDGWKILTENVGDIVQLVGDDLFVTNTKRLQQGIEAKVGNSILIKVNQIGTVTETLEAIELARRYGYTSIISHRSGETEDTFIADLAVGTGAGQIKTGSASRTDRIAKYNQLLRIEEELGGAASFLGMEALNAGR from the coding sequence ATGACCGAGATCGTCTCTATCCGTGCACGCGAAATTCTGGACTCCCGCGGGAATCCCACTGTTGAAGCTGACGTCACCCTCGCCGGGGGGGCGATGGGGCGGGCAGCGGTTCCGAGCGGTGCATCCACCGGCGAGCACGAGGCTGTCGAGCTGCGGGATGGCGATAAAGAGCATTACCTCGGCAAGGGTGTGCTGCAAGCGGTAGACAACATCGAGACGGCGATTGCGCCGGAGCTTGCAGGGATGGACGCGGCGAACCAGAGGCTGATCGACGCGACGATGATCTCGATCGACGGCACGGAGAACAAGGGACGGCTGGGCGCGAATGCGATCCTGGCGGTCTCGATGGCGTGTGCGAGGGCTTCGGCTACGGCTCTGAAGATGCCGCTGTACCGCTATCTCGGCGGCGTGAATGCGTGCATTCTGCCGACGCCGATGATGAATATCCTGAATGGCGGCAGCCATGCGGATTCGAACGTGGACTTCCAGGAGTTCATGGTGATGCCGGTGGGCGCGGAGACGTTCTCGGATGCGCTGCGGTGGGGCACCGAGGTCTTTCATACGCTGAAGGGCGTGCTGAAGAAGAAGGGGTACAACACGGCGGTTGGCGATGAGGGTGGGTTTGCACCGTCGCTGGGGTCGAATGCCGAAGCGATCGACCTGATTCTCGAGGCGATTCAACTGGCTGGGTACACGCCGGGCGAGCAGATCTCGATTGCGCTGGATCCGGCTTCGAGCGAGTTCTACGACAAGTCGACCGGGATGTACGTGTTCAAGAAGTCGGACAAGTCGCAGAAGAGCTCGGCGGAGATGGCGGCATTCTGGGAAGACTGGGTTCGGAAGTATCCGATCGTTTCGATCGAGGACGGACTGGCCGAGGATGACTGGGATGGATGGAAGATCCTGACGGAGAATGTCGGGGACATCGTGCAGCTTGTGGGCGACGATCTTTTCGTGACGAATACGAAGCGGCTGCAGCAGGGCATCGAGGCCAAGGTCGGGAACTCGATCCTGATCAAGGTGAACCAGATTGGCACCGTGACGGAGACGCTCGAGGCGATTGAACTCGCCCGGCGGTATGGGTACACGTCGATCATCTCGCACCGTTCGGGCGAGACGGAGGATACGTTCATCGCGGATCTCGCGGTGGGAACGGGCGCGGGGCAGATCAAGACCGGGTCGGCGAGCAGGACGGACCGGATTGCGAAGTACAACCAGTTGCTGCGGATCGAAGAAGAGCTGGGTGGGGCGGCTTCGTTTCTTGGGATGGAAGCGCTGAACGCGGGGCGGTAG
- the gpmI gene encoding 2,3-bisphosphoglycerate-independent phosphoglycerate mutase: MMPKKPIVLTILDGWGYRAETHGNAIAMARKPVYDGLLRDYPNTLLRASEHFVGLPDGQMGNSEVGHLNLGAGRIVRMDMTRIDTAIMTGEFFDDPTLVRAYELAGQKGRALHLIGLLSDGGVHSHQRHLYALLRMAAKHKLSEVYVHAFMDGRDTMPTSGVGYLEELTQKFAEYGAGRLASASGRYFAMDRDLRWEKEKQAFDAMVTGKPEGGVYQDAIARVRECYSNGVTDEFVPPFTCVGGDGKPVGLIENEDVVVCFNYRADRVRQVTRVLTRRSGLTADPVGSQGLGLPKGAELDEAIPLNTVPVGLHYVCMTQYDKNFKLPVVIPAESMDNLLANLMAQANLRNLRVAETEKYAHVTYFFNGGIEKPFAGEDRELVPSQKVATYDLAPEMSAAGIADAVIKAVNDTAFDVVIVNFANADMVGHSGMMEPTVKAVETVDTQLGRIYQAVKQHGGALLVTADHGNAEMLIDPVSGGPHTAHTTNPVPFLLVTDEGRKVSVRDGGSLRDISPTMLSLLGLQRPDQMTGGDLRVVAG, encoded by the coding sequence ATGATGCCGAAGAAGCCGATTGTTCTGACGATTCTGGATGGGTGGGGGTACCGGGCGGAGACGCACGGGAATGCGATTGCAATGGCGCGGAAGCCGGTGTACGACGGGCTGCTGCGGGATTATCCGAACACGCTGCTCAGGGCGAGTGAGCACTTCGTGGGCCTGCCGGATGGGCAGATGGGGAACTCCGAGGTGGGGCACCTGAACCTTGGGGCGGGACGCATCGTTCGCATGGACATGACGCGGATCGATACGGCCATCATGACGGGGGAGTTCTTCGACGATCCGACGCTGGTACGGGCGTATGAGCTTGCCGGTCAAAAGGGCAGGGCGCTGCACCTGATCGGGCTGCTGTCGGATGGCGGCGTGCATTCGCACCAGAGGCATCTGTATGCGCTGCTGCGGATGGCGGCGAAGCACAAGTTGAGCGAGGTTTACGTCCATGCGTTTATGGATGGGCGGGACACCATGCCCACGAGTGGGGTGGGTTATCTGGAGGAGTTGACGCAGAAGTTTGCGGAGTATGGGGCGGGGCGGCTGGCTTCGGCTTCGGGGCGGTACTTCGCGATGGATCGGGACCTGCGGTGGGAGAAGGAGAAGCAGGCGTTCGATGCGATGGTGACGGGTAAGCCGGAAGGTGGGGTTTACCAGGATGCGATTGCGCGGGTGCGGGAGTGTTATTCGAACGGGGTGACGGATGAGTTTGTGCCTCCGTTTACATGTGTGGGCGGGGATGGGAAGCCGGTTGGGCTGATCGAGAATGAGGATGTTGTTGTCTGCTTCAACTACCGGGCTGACCGGGTAAGGCAGGTGACGCGGGTGTTGACGCGGCGGTCTGGGCTGACCGCGGATCCGGTGGGGAGCCAGGGGCTTGGGCTGCCGAAGGGGGCGGAACTGGATGAGGCTATTCCGCTGAACACGGTTCCGGTGGGGCTGCATTACGTCTGCATGACGCAGTATGACAAGAACTTCAAGCTGCCGGTGGTGATTCCGGCGGAGTCGATGGATAACCTGCTGGCGAACCTGATGGCGCAGGCGAATCTGCGGAACCTGCGGGTGGCGGAGACGGAAAAATACGCGCACGTGACGTACTTCTTCAACGGCGGGATCGAGAAGCCGTTTGCGGGGGAGGATCGGGAGCTTGTGCCGTCACAGAAGGTGGCGACGTATGACCTGGCTCCGGAGATGTCGGCGGCTGGGATCGCGGATGCGGTGATCAAGGCAGTGAACGATACGGCGTTCGACGTGGTGATCGTGAACTTTGCCAACGCGGACATGGTGGGGCACTCGGGGATGATGGAGCCTACGGTAAAGGCGGTTGAGACTGTCGATACGCAGTTGGGGCGGATCTATCAGGCGGTGAAGCAGCATGGGGGGGCGTTACTGGTGACGGCGGATCATGGGAATGCGGAGATGCTGATCGATCCTGTGAGCGGGGGGCCGCATACGGCGCATACGACGAATCCGGTGCCGTTTTTGCTGGTTACGGATGAGGGGCGGAAGGTTTCGGTGCGGGATGGGGGGAGTCTGCGGGATATTTCGCCGACTATGCTCTCTCTGCTTGGGTTGCAGAGGCCGGATCAGATGACGGGTGGGGATTTGCGGGTGGTGGCGGGGTAA
- a CDS encoding APC family permease translates to MASRKQTFVAPLPDQSTRVRLVVASSVMLTFISFWRAAAIVLNDLGSSAFYAGGLAEEAVGKSAPWFILGVMFFSYAVRAVYVESCSMFTRGGVYRIVKEALGGTFAKVSVSALMFDYVLTGPISGVSAGHYIIGALNELTTFYAHKYHLGYGLQLPEDSASAALAVAITVYFWWQNIKGIEESSEKALTIMKITTVMVVILLGWGIYTVLHRGAALPPLPTAGNLHFSDGALGFLRGTSFAKKLGLFGVLMAFGHSVLAMSGEESLAQVNREIEHPKLKNLKRAAIVIAIYSFLFTGVCSLLAVMIIPDSVRVPLYRDNLIAGMAMYMVGPEALRITFRAFVVVVGFLILGGAVNTAIVGSTGVLMRVAEDGVLTEWFRKPQKKFGTSYRIVNLVAIMQLVVIVLTHGNVVMIGEAYAFGVIWSFTFNALAMLVLRWKYKGERAAKVPLNLRIGKTEIPLGLIFVFLVLFTTAVVNLLTKSVATVSGIIFAASFFLIFSLSERDNKRRHDLTKRQMKEHFQLEHQDKVGRESLAIRPGGVVVTMRDSAAPFALKWALSNTDTEEQDLVVLAARMMAPGGPEYVDACDQLFSEHEQMLFTKAVSVAESFGKHVSLLVVPAGDIFAALVQTANSLEAAAVVSGLSTKLTAQEQAYHVGQAWEALPEPKRQFTFYVVKPDGEALSFHIGPHAPTINASEVELVHRLWLNMRRAPNMHHLHHSDIVTYALTRMASEFARDRQGTLEGLQQSIDERLVPRGLGGTRYDRQEEGGPGYSLRQPKQDANSGNIARTAAEITEVTSAG, encoded by the coding sequence ATGGCCTCTAGGAAACAGACCTTCGTAGCCCCCTTACCCGACCAAAGCACACGGGTTCGTCTTGTCGTTGCATCTTCGGTGATGTTGACGTTCATCTCTTTCTGGCGAGCGGCTGCGATCGTGTTGAACGATCTTGGCTCGTCAGCTTTCTACGCGGGTGGGCTGGCGGAAGAAGCGGTGGGTAAGTCCGCTCCCTGGTTCATCCTGGGCGTGATGTTCTTTTCCTACGCAGTGCGTGCGGTATATGTCGAGAGCTGCTCGATGTTTACGCGCGGTGGCGTGTACCGCATTGTGAAGGAAGCGCTGGGTGGGACGTTTGCGAAGGTAAGTGTTTCGGCACTCATGTTCGACTATGTGCTGACAGGACCTATCTCGGGAGTTTCGGCGGGGCACTACATTATTGGCGCGCTGAACGAGCTAACTACTTTTTATGCACATAAATATCACCTGGGTTACGGTCTACAACTTCCGGAGGATAGCGCGTCTGCCGCTCTTGCGGTAGCTATTACCGTCTACTTCTGGTGGCAGAACATCAAGGGCATCGAGGAGTCTAGCGAGAAGGCACTTACCATCATGAAGATCACGACCGTGATGGTGGTGATCCTGCTTGGTTGGGGTATCTATACTGTGCTCCATCGCGGCGCGGCGCTTCCTCCACTGCCGACAGCGGGTAACCTGCACTTCAGCGATGGAGCGCTTGGATTTCTAAGGGGTACGAGCTTTGCGAAGAAGCTGGGGCTGTTCGGTGTGCTGATGGCCTTCGGGCACTCGGTGCTTGCGATGAGCGGCGAAGAGTCGCTGGCGCAGGTAAATCGCGAGATCGAGCACCCGAAGCTTAAGAACCTGAAGCGGGCCGCGATCGTGATTGCGATCTATAGCTTCCTGTTCACGGGCGTTTGCTCGCTGCTGGCTGTGATGATCATTCCGGATAGCGTGCGGGTTCCGTTGTATCGGGATAACCTGATCGCCGGCATGGCGATGTATATGGTCGGGCCGGAGGCTCTACGGATTACGTTTCGTGCGTTCGTGGTTGTTGTTGGGTTCCTGATCCTTGGCGGCGCGGTCAATACCGCGATCGTTGGTTCGACCGGCGTACTGATGCGCGTCGCTGAAGATGGCGTGCTGACGGAGTGGTTTCGCAAGCCGCAGAAGAAGTTCGGCACGAGTTATCGCATCGTCAACCTTGTCGCCATCATGCAGCTTGTGGTCATTGTGCTGACGCATGGCAACGTGGTGATGATTGGTGAGGCGTACGCGTTTGGTGTGATCTGGAGCTTCACGTTCAATGCACTGGCCATGCTTGTGCTGCGTTGGAAGTACAAGGGCGAGCGCGCCGCGAAGGTTCCTTTGAACCTGCGCATCGGCAAGACAGAGATTCCTCTTGGACTAATCTTCGTGTTTCTAGTGCTGTTTACGACCGCCGTCGTGAATCTGCTGACGAAGTCTGTCGCCACGGTGAGTGGCATTATCTTTGCGGCTTCCTTCTTCCTGATCTTCTCGCTGTCGGAGCGGGATAATAAGCGCCGGCACGATTTGACGAAGCGGCAGATGAAGGAGCACTTCCAACTGGAGCATCAGGACAAGGTTGGGCGCGAGTCACTTGCAATCCGGCCGGGCGGGGTTGTCGTCACGATGCGTGATTCGGCCGCGCCATTCGCGCTGAAATGGGCTCTCTCGAACACGGATACGGAGGAGCAGGACCTTGTTGTGCTGGCCGCGCGCATGATGGCGCCCGGTGGTCCGGAGTACGTGGATGCGTGTGACCAGTTATTCAGCGAGCACGAGCAGATGTTGTTCACCAAGGCAGTTTCCGTTGCGGAGAGCTTTGGAAAGCATGTTTCGCTTTTGGTTGTACCGGCGGGCGATATCTTTGCGGCGTTAGTGCAAACAGCTAACTCGCTCGAAGCGGCGGCGGTTGTCTCCGGTCTTTCGACGAAATTGACCGCGCAGGAGCAGGCGTATCACGTGGGACAGGCCTGGGAAGCGCTTCCGGAGCCGAAGCGGCAGTTCACGTTCTACGTGGTGAAACCGGATGGCGAGGCATTAAGTTTCCATATTGGGCCACATGCTCCAACGATTAATGCCAGTGAAGTGGAGCTCGTGCACCGCCTCTGGTTAAATATGCGTCGGGCCCCCAACATGCATCATCTTCACCACAGCGATATTGTGACCTACGCCCTGACCCGAATGGCGAGCGAGTTCGCTCGCGACCGGCAGGGAACGCTGGAGGGGTTACAGCAATCTATCGACGAAAGGCTTGTTCCACGCGGGCTTGGCGGTACACGCTATGACCGGCAGGAGGAAGGCGGACCAGGGTATTCGTTGCGTCAGCCCAAGCAGGATGCAAATTCAGGGAATATTGCGAGAACCGCCGCAGAAATAACAGAGGTTACTTCCGCTGGGTGA
- the lnt gene encoding apolipoprotein N-acyltransferase produces the protein MRSLPARLWALAAVSGVLQVLPFPIAGPVPLWRTAFCWFALVPLIYSSLSTEDSGRPVNPLHAAFLGYLCGFVFYLGNCYWIFQTMNLYGGLPQPVAGGILALFCLYLGLYHALFGALLAAVRIRFGRQNALLLSPFLWVAVELARARITGFPWDLLGITQVDNPLLTRLVPFTGAYGLSFLIASVNALWLVRIRLRHRPYLRPTLTASGIVFAVLYVYFLRLIPPVQNAPASASATLVQENLEVGAANTGPQETREELLASFSNLSRNPVHTELNGIPGLPSTSLVRITEFPYVEGPPGYQPADLIVWPESPAGFRTDDPTFRAATSNLARATSAPLVLGALGVVPDPTTERGGHVYDSAALITPNGTQAGRYDKIHLVPFGEYIPFKNLFFFARKLTAGVGDMDRGADRTVFRAATSSGTHAFGIFICYESIFGNEVRQFVANGAEVLVNISDDGWYGDSGAPWQHLNMVRMRAIENHRWILRATNTGITSTINPSGHVVAALPRHIRSSINVPFAFEQGTTFYTRHGDLFAYLCALVTLAALAFTFEPQVN, from the coding sequence ATGAGATCCCTCCCTGCCCGTCTCTGGGCACTTGCAGCCGTTTCGGGCGTTCTACAGGTTCTCCCATTCCCCATCGCCGGTCCCGTTCCTCTCTGGCGGACCGCGTTCTGCTGGTTTGCGCTCGTCCCCCTGATCTACTCGTCGCTTTCGACCGAAGACTCCGGCCGCCCGGTCAATCCTCTCCACGCAGCCTTCCTCGGCTACCTCTGCGGCTTCGTCTTCTATCTCGGCAACTGCTACTGGATCTTCCAGACGATGAACCTCTACGGCGGGCTCCCGCAACCCGTCGCCGGTGGCATCCTCGCCCTCTTCTGCCTCTACCTTGGCCTCTACCACGCGCTCTTCGGAGCTCTCCTCGCCGCCGTCCGCATCCGTTTCGGCCGCCAGAACGCGCTCCTCCTCTCGCCATTCCTCTGGGTTGCCGTCGAACTCGCCCGCGCCCGCATCACCGGCTTCCCCTGGGACCTGCTCGGCATCACCCAGGTCGACAACCCGCTCCTCACCCGCCTCGTCCCGTTCACCGGAGCCTACGGCCTCTCCTTCCTCATCGCGTCGGTGAACGCCCTATGGCTCGTACGCATCCGCCTGCGCCATCGCCCATACCTCCGTCCCACCCTGACAGCGTCCGGAATTGTCTTCGCCGTCCTCTACGTCTACTTCCTCCGGCTCATCCCGCCCGTCCAGAATGCCCCCGCCTCCGCCTCTGCCACCCTCGTTCAGGAGAATCTCGAGGTCGGCGCCGCCAACACCGGCCCGCAGGAGACCCGCGAAGAACTTCTCGCCTCGTTCTCCAACCTCAGTCGCAACCCCGTCCACACCGAACTCAACGGAATCCCCGGCCTCCCCTCTACCAGCCTCGTCCGCATCACCGAGTTCCCCTACGTCGAAGGCCCACCCGGCTACCAGCCCGCCGACCTCATCGTCTGGCCCGAATCCCCCGCCGGCTTCCGCACCGACGACCCCACCTTCCGGGCCGCCACCTCCAACCTCGCCCGCGCCACCTCCGCACCGCTCGTCCTCGGAGCGTTAGGTGTCGTCCCCGACCCCACCACCGAGCGCGGCGGCCACGTCTACGATTCCGCCGCCCTCATCACCCCCAACGGCACCCAGGCCGGCCGCTACGACAAGATCCACCTCGTCCCCTTCGGCGAGTACATCCCCTTCAAGAACCTCTTCTTCTTCGCCCGCAAGCTCACGGCAGGCGTCGGCGACATGGACCGCGGCGCGGATCGCACCGTCTTCCGCGCGGCGACGTCATCCGGCACCCACGCCTTCGGCATCTTCATCTGTTACGAGTCCATCTTCGGCAACGAGGTCCGCCAGTTCGTCGCCAACGGCGCCGAAGTCCTCGTCAACATCTCCGACGACGGCTGGTACGGCGACTCCGGCGCTCCCTGGCAGCACCTCAACATGGTCCGCATGCGCGCCATCGAGAACCACCGCTGGATCCTCCGCGCAACCAACACCGGCATCACAAGCACCATCAACCCCTCCGGCCACGTCGTAGCCGCCCTCCCGCGCCACATCCGCTCCTCCATCAATGTGCCCTTCGCCTTCGAGCAGGGGACCACCTTCTACACCCGCCACGGCGATCTCTTCGCCTACCTCTGCGCCCTCGTGACGCTAGCCGCTCTCGCCTTCACCTTCGAGCCTCAAGTAAACTAA